The genomic segment GTTAATCGCTACGACAATGCTCAAGTGTTGCATGTCGAGCTAAATGCACCTCAGGGCGTGTATTTAGTAACGATTATTTCAGAAGGAAGCGAAGCGACATTCAAGATTAATGTTGAGTAAATTGTAGAAACTAGGTTCGAATCTTATACTCATTGCATCTTATCTTATAAAAAAGATATCTAACTCTCTAGTTCAAGAATAATATTTCTTTCCGATTTTTTCTTATACCTATCCTTAGTAAGGATCTCTCTATTCGTAGCTGAACGATAGTTTTTATTATTTGGGTTTAGAATACTTTCGAGCTGATACTCAATCATTTTTTCAAATGGAATAAGGAAACCCTTCGTCTCGCATTGTTCAAACTCTCCTTCCTTAAGTAAATTCAAGACAGTATAGACCGACTCAATAGTACTGAGACAAAGAGACTCGGGCTGCTGCTTTATTATAAATTTTGATTTGATCTTATTATCAAAACTTACTCTTTTTAGCTTTTGCAAGTTCTTACTTTTGGTAAGCATTTTACGGGCGCAGGGCCACGTGGCATCGAGAAGGAAGATGTGCGGACTGCTACCCATAAATGAATTTATTTCTGAACTTTCTCTTACCGATAAGTTGAAATTATCTTTTCCCGGATAAAGTAAAAAAGAACAACTTTCTTCTTTAGTCAGTATTTCATTTACACGTTTATTATTGGTAAAATCAACGCCAACTATAATTTCCGAATTTTCAAGCTGAAGCTTAGTCATACGCCCCGTTCCGTTTTTTTCTTTTTGATACTCCTTCGGGTGCATAAGAATAATAAAACGAGTCTTGGTCTGGAAAGGACTAATGTGTTCACAAATACACGTGCTTGAAGGCCTCATGCATGTGTAACATTTAACTCTTGGATTTTTTATCTCTTCTTGCAAAGTGAATATCTCTTTATTTTATAATCGGCAAGTTAACGCTTATCTAAATAATCTGGCGGCATGTTGGCAAAGCAGACGATTGAAGATGCTAGCTTGGCCAATTCTCTTCTACCAGTTTAATCCGGCAGAAC from the Flavobacteriales bacterium genome contains:
- a CDS encoding DTW domain-containing protein, with product MRPSSTCICEHISPFQTKTRFIILMHPKEYQKEKNGTGRMTKLQLENSEIIVGVDFTNNKRVNEILTKEESCSFLLYPGKDNFNLSVRESSEINSFMGSSPHIFLLDATWPCARKMLTKSKNLQKLKRVSFDNKIKSKFIIKQQPESLCLSTIESVYTVLNLLKEGEFEQCETKGFLIPFEKMIEYQLESILNPNNKNYRSATNREILTKDRYKKKSERNIILELES